tcgatTGAAACAAAccgtccgagttgctgcgaacggtaccgaatcgactctccacgatcTTCGTATACACACGAAGCTAaggctgctttattttcttcactgcgtgctagccgtagtctattcggtcgaatataaTCCAATAATAAGTGCTGGGTGTCAAGATAAgtgatgatgttgcgaatagtacgctcagtaggccgattatgttgaccataaacgaagcgcgcgaaacacataaAGTTGAACGAATTGTACACATTGTTAAGGTGTAAATCTTTCAATGATGAAATATCAAACAATGCTGAACAAAAATactatgacagcttgacacgactcacacgTAATCTGTCATAAAAAGgccattgaaaaaagtacctataCTTGGATCAGCTGTTAAATCtctaaaaacaaatacttttactttaaacagtactttataaaaatttaaactcagCGTTCTTTTCAGTGTTTCTAGTAAACTGTAAACAATGTCTGGTTATTGATATTCGCACTACCAAATCCTTTTATAGTAGTCAGGATAAAAAGTCCGGCAACTATACATTATTATTCCTCTTACAAAATATTGGTGCTACTTTTCCCTGACTACAAATATACTCACCTCGAAATACCGTAATCAACATTTTAAGCCACTCTTTGTAAAAGAATATATCTAATCAATAAACAAAGAGCACATGATCTAATTAGTTATAAACACTGTCTGCTGAGCTACTTTTCAATAGTtgcatcaatatacatatatgtttagtATGTATTACAAGTAAAGTACAGAAATCACTTGCAAGTTCCGTCCAATAAACCAAGCTAACGGTTTATCGTTTTTAATTAGCGCCaactggcacacacacacaaacatacaattGGTTGTGCTAATCCGTCCATGCAAATAAGCTACTATATCTTTTTACTGTTCGTCTTCCGGGACCTCTAACCAAACctcatacacacaaacacatacacacacacatacacatgtatgcaaAAACATTCGAGGAAGACATATCAACGAGTTATTGTCACTCTGCTTGCACTTGACCCTGGCACTACTGACCACGACAGCGATTACAGCGCATTGGGCGAATAGCTGCGATTGAGGGGCAAAGCCATAAACTTGTATATTGCATTTGTATGCattcacacacccacacacacacacgcactcacatATGTCCACTTATAAGCTGCTTTGAATGCTTTTCTTTGCTTTATACGCCACTTTGGAAATTTGTTTACGACTTTTTGTTGTTCtgtcattgttgctgttgttgcattcCAGTAGCATTTCGCTGAATGCATCTGAATTTACATTTGTATTGTCGGAGCAATTTAGTGACTTTGGTGTTGCTAGCGGAAAAGCGTGTAGGAAATCAAAAAGCGaatgacatatgtacatgtacatatgtgtttatctatatacatacatactttcttACATAAAAAGACACATATTTGCTCTCCTTAAAATGTTgtgaataaacaaatttctatacaaatcACTTTTGTACACATTGTTATTGTATACACAGACATACTTGGTTTTTTATTCGATGTAATAGATATTGACATTAAGTGGTTGTTCgagattataaattataatgtaCGTGAGCTTTTAATGTCGATTTTCACTTGGTTTATTGTTAGTACACTCAAAGTCTATGTAGAAATGTCCGTACATACTACTAGAAGCaataaatagtaagactttgttcaatGTTATTTCGAATACTCGAAAcagttgaatattttgataagcATATACTGAGCAcaggtttcagataaggcgactcTTCGATCTACTGTTGCAGAAAGTACATCGAGCTTCAGAACTAAATAGAgtaggtaccatcttctataagagtgtactgcTGGTGGCGTacgccaatgatattgatatcatcggcctcaacaaccgcgccgttagtccTGCTTTCTCCATAATGGATAAAGGAgagaagcaaatgggtctggtactGAATGAGGATAAGATGAaatcttgtcatcaaacaaacagttgtcgcactcgtGACTGACTTGGCTCTGACGTCACTGTtgtcaattataataaattataatttcatctatcttggaactagtattaacaccaactacaatgtcagcctcggaatccaacgcagaataacccTTGCCAAATGTTGCtgtttcggactgagtaggcaattatcaaagtcctctctcgacgaacaaagaccaacctctccaagtcactcatcattcccgtcctgctatatggtgcagaggcttggacgatgacaacaactgatgagtcgacgttgcgagttttcgagaggaaggttctgcggaagatgtgTCCTCCTTTGTGCATTAGCCGctgtgaatatcgcattcgatatcgctgtgacatagttcagcgaattaaaagacagaggctacgctggctaggtcatttcatccgaatgaacgaaaacgcTCCAGttgtgaaagtattcgacgcagtaaccgcCGGAGGAAGCAAAGGAAAGAGAAGACCTCCAGTACGttagagagatcaggtggagaaggacctggcttcgcttggaatctccaattggcgccacattgtgaaaagaagaaacgactgccacgctgttgttaacttggctataatcgcgtaagtggcatctatgccagtaaagaagaagaaaaagtagtTTACAGACTTCTATGAACACTCTTTCCGGTTTTGATTTGTCGGCTTTCAGAGTTTGTGCACTTTAACTTAAGTACCTATGCCTTGTAGCAaagacgattttttttattttcttcttgcaGTATTTTTGACCTTTTGGATCCTAATTGCTGTTCACTTATACATTCAATGActggttttctttttttggagGCGAAGTCTTCTTAAAATACTGCTGGGAAAAAATCAGAGTTATTCAGTCAGGTATTATTCAGTCTTGCGCTTATCCACTGCCGTTCTTCCAGCCTGAGTCCTTGGATCACTATTGGGGCCCACTGTTTAaattttgcttccttgtccagtctggagaaagcagaactaacggcgcgggtgttgaggccgatgatatcaatatcatcggcatacgccagcagttgtacactcttatagaagatggtaccttctctgttgagttctgcagctcgaactattttctccagaagcaggttgaaaaagtcgcacgatagggaatcaccttgtctgaaacctcgtttggtatcgaacggctcggagaggtccttcccgatcctgacggagcttttcgtgttgctcaacgtcagtttacacagccgtattagttttgcggggataccaaattcagacatcgcggcataaaggcagctccttttcgtgctgtcgaaagcagctttgaaatcgacgaataggtggtgagtgtcgattctcctttcacgggtcttttccaagatttggcgcatggtgaatatctggtcggttgttgatttaccaggtctgaagccacactgataaggtccaatcagtttgttgacggtgggctttaatctttcacacaatacgctcgacagaaccttatatgcgatgttgaggaggcttatcccacggtagttggcgcagattgtggggtctccttttttatggattggacagagcacacttagattccaatcgttgggcatgctttcgtccgaccatattttacaaagaagttgatgcatgctccttatcagttcttcgccgccgtgtttgaatagctcggccggcaatccatcggcccctgccgctttgttgtttttcaggcgggcaattgctattcgaacttcttcatgatcgggcaatggaacgtctgctccatcgtcatcgattggggtatcgggttcgccttctcctggtgttatgtgttcattGCCATTCAGAAGGCTGCAGAAGtgctccctccataatttaagtatgctctgggcatcggtggatagatcaccttggggggttctacaggagtatgctccggtcttgaaaccttctgtaagccgccgcatcttttcgtagaattttcgagcattacccctgtcggccagcttatcgagctgttcgtaataacgcatttcggcctctttcttcttctgtctgcaaatgcgtctcgcttccctcttcaactctcggtatctatcccatcccgcacgtgttgtggtcgatcgtaacgttgcgaggtaggcagcctgttttctctccgctgcgacacggcactcgtcgtcgtaccagctgttcttttgcactttccgaaaaccaatggtttcggttgcagctgtacgtaaggagtttgaaatgccgtcccacagttcccttataccgagttgttgacgagtgctctcagagagcaggagtgcaagccgagtagagaatcgttcggctgtatgttgtgattgcagcttctcgacgtcgaaccttccttgtgtttgttggcgtgcgttttttgctgcacagaggcgggtgcgaatcttagctgcaacaagatagtggtccgagtcgatgttaggacctcggagcgcacgcacatctaaaacactggagacgtgtcttccgtctatcacaacatgatcgatctggttggtggtttttcgatccggagacagccaggtagcttgatggatcttcttatgctggaatctagtactacagataaccatatttcgggccccggcgaagtcgatcagcctcaacccatttggggaagtttcctcgtggaggctgaatttaccgaccgtagtaccaaagataccttctttgcccaccctggcgttgaagtcgccaagcacgatttttacatcgtgacgggggcatctcacataagtgcgctccaagcactcataaaaggcatctttggtcacatcgtccttctcttccgtcggggcgtgggcgcaaatcagcgatatgttgaagaacctcgctttgatgtggattgtggctagacgttcattcaccgcagtgaatgatagtactcggcgacggagtctctctcccaccacgaatcccacaccaaacctgcgctcctttatatggccactgtagtaaatgtcacaaggacctactcgtctctgtccttgtcccgtccatcgcatttcttggacggcggtgatgtcagcctttgttttcacgaggacatcaaccagctgggcagtggcaccttcccagttaagggaccggacattccaggtgcatgccctcaattcgtagtccttatttcgtttgccatggtcgtcatcaaaaggggggtctctcatccgaggctggttatgactattcactgggggtgtttttttacgtggcgggtcccaaacccagcgcacaaccctatgcaggggatgtttcgccttctcacgttagctcgccttcaaacggatgttcttaggctacccagaggatacttggtcaaagaccggaagtcgtgagctgcttgagtcatatgtaaaagaatcgtttctggccactcccaagtgaatggcaatcagagaactttcctcacttgcgtgaacttctacacatgactccatcctccactgCTACTGTTTACTCCAACTaatttgtaacgggtgatttttttgaggttaggattttcatgcattagtatttgacagatcacgtgggatttcagacatggtgtcaaagagaaagatgctcagtatgctttgacatttcatcatgaatagacttactaacgagcaacgcttgcaaatcatgaattttattaccaaaattagtgttcggttcgaaaagtgtttcgcgcgcgtgaattgtacagcgatgaggctcatttctggttgaatggctacgtaaataagcaaaattgccgcatttggggtgaagagcaaccagaagccgttcaagaactgcccatgcaacccgaaaaatgcactgttggtgtggtttgtacgctggtggaatcattggaccgtattttttcaagatgctgttggacgcaacgttacggtgaatggcgatcgctatcgttcgatgctaacaaactttttgttgccaaaaatggaagaactgaacttggttgacatgtggtttcaacaagatggcgctacatgccacacagctcgcgattctatggccattttgagggaaaacttcggacaacaattcatctcaagaaatggacccgtaagttggccaccaagatcatgcgatttaacgcctttagactattttttgtggggctacgtcaagtctaaagtctacagaaataagccagcaactattccagctttggaagacaacatttccgaagaaattcgggctattccggccgaaatgctcgaaaaagttgcccaaaattggactttccgaatggaccacctaagacgcagccgcggtcaacatttaaatgaaattatcttcaaaaagtaaatgtcatgagccaatctaacgtttcaaataaagaaccgatgagattttgcaaattttatgcgtttttttttttaaaaaaaagttatcaagctcttaaaaaatcaccctatatattcaCACATATCGCTTATTGAGAGCAACGACCTGAGCTTCACAAAAATGTGTTTGATTTGCTGTGAGCGGGAATTGATAACAAAAGAGTTCGGAGGTTATCACAGTTGTAGGTAATACCTCATTATCAGAATTGTTTGCtgaattatgaataaaaatttaatcttaTATCACACTGTAAGCCTCTATGCCATATACAAGCTAATTATTATGTTTATATTGATAATATTGAAGAGTTGTGAGCACGCCAGCTTAGCTTAAACGAAACAGTCGCTTAGAGCACGTCGCAGAAATTGAAATGCTCCGATTTATATTGTTCCTGTTACTACATTATTTATTGTGGTTTCGCATTAAGAACGTTTGCGGTGAATATCTAGATTCAAGCACTAGATATGAATGCAATTTTAATGTGCAAATAGAGGTCTTTAAAAAGTTCCTTGAAGAATTGCAAGCTGCGCGTAAGCGAGAAGGTGATATTTGGACACAAATATCTCTCATTGAAACCAAACTGCAATCGGTTGAGGAACAGCTGAGGTACTGCAATCTATTATTTGTAAAGATTATTCGTACTATTTAGGTAAAATTTCAGTGTTCGAAAGTCGGTGCCTGCAAGCTGTTTGGAGGCAGCAGCTAAGAGCTTCAAAAGTGGTGTTTACAATATAACATTGGAAAAGTTTAGTGACACACCCTTTGCCGTATACTGTAACGAAGAGGTGAACTATGGTGGTTGGTTAGTTATACAACGACGTGTCAGTGATGCCGTGGACTTCGATAGAGATTGGCGGGAGTATCAGAACGGTTTCGGGGTGCTGGATGAAAATTATTGGATTGGTTTGGAAAAACTACATGCGTTCACCAGTAGTTGTCAGCATGAGCTCTATATAGAAATGCAGAGATATAGTGGTGAAAGTTATTATGCGCGCTACTCGGAATTTGCAGTCGGAGGTGAATTGGAGGGCTATCCTCTTAAAATATTGGGTACTTATGAAGGCACTGCTGGCGATAGCTTGAAAGGGCACGTGGGTGCGAAGTTCACCACTCGTGATCAGGATAATGACATCGCTGAACTTGGTAATTGTGCTGTTTATTACGAAGGCGGCTGGTGGTTTGAAGATTGTGGCGATAGGTAATTGCAGCACCGTTAGCTTGTGCCACGTTCATTtgagatttatgtacatatttgtagtCAACTTAATGGACTATATGGACAAAAGAGCTACCGCGGCAATTGGGACAGCATAGCTTTGTTTGAATCTTTGAAATCAGCGCAAATGATGATACGCCCCACAGTGGAATGCCTAAGGCGCATGTCACTGAAGGCCaaatgattttatatattttgtgaaattgatcaaatttttaataactaaatgtattattaaaatcTTACTTAGTAAACTTTGCGCTTAGATTCGGATTCGGAGATAATGTAATGTTTGATTAACAttctaataaaaacataataatattttttcaatttagtaaCACATTATAATTTCCAACATTTCAAAGCGAAGTTAAATTCTTTGTATTGGAAATAATgaaatagttatattttttgagtcagtttgcgcacagcattgctagtctttaataaaatcaacatttacttaaatattaaagtacagagACAACGAATAaatagtcaagaaataatagatacttaattatgctaattaaaaatacaaaacttagtCATCTTAtgtccatggacttttgacccactactttatatcatttattactggtaaaacaggcacttcattttcgttctgaatttggatgtcaggaacatcttttGTATaaacatcgtcttcttccatccataaaaCATCGTtatcattcattaaacagagaatctctcgggcacgtctagccgcaattctttgtggacgaattttcgcgatag
This genomic stretch from Bactrocera dorsalis isolate Fly_Bdor chromosome 5, ASM2337382v1, whole genome shotgun sequence harbors:
- the LOC125778639 gene encoding fibrinogen C domain-containing protein 1-like, which encodes MLRFILFLLLHYLLWFRIKNVCGEYLDSSTRYECNFNVQIEVFKKFLEELQAARKREGDIWTQISLIETKLQSVEEQLSVRKSVPASCLEAAAKSFKSGVYNITLEKFSDTPFAVYCNEEVNYGGWLVIQRRVSDAVDFDRDWREYQNGFGVLDENYWIGLEKLHAFTSSCQHELYIEMQRYSGESYYARYSEFAVGGELEGYPLKILGTYEGTAGDSLKGHVGAKFTTRDQDNDIAELGNCAVYYEGGWWFEDCGDSQLNGLYGQKSYRGNWDSIALFESLKSAQMMIRPTVECLRRMSLKAK